One genomic window of Xanthobacter dioxanivorans includes the following:
- a CDS encoding universal stress protein: MIRNAREVFEKHAARRDVRCEFRVHAPHGEDERRIGALHADLVVAAPPKESWLDEGPPADVVQLATGVPFLLVPESWRNTKPPQRILIGWNASRESRRAIGDSLPLLALASSVTVLIVDPQATIPAGEEPGVEVAMFLLRHGVRLTVDPVQSHGRAIPEVILEYAVSNAHDMIVLGAYSHARVREIVLGGVTRSLLAQSPIPLLISH, from the coding sequence ATGATCCGCAACGCGCGGGAGGTCTTCGAAAAGCACGCCGCCCGGCGGGATGTGCGTTGCGAGTTCCGTGTCCACGCGCCTCACGGAGAGGACGAACGCCGCATCGGCGCCCTGCACGCCGATCTCGTCGTCGCTGCGCCTCCGAAGGAGTCATGGCTCGACGAGGGGCCGCCGGCCGATGTCGTGCAGCTTGCGACGGGCGTTCCCTTCCTGCTCGTGCCGGAGAGCTGGCGCAACACGAAACCGCCCCAGCGCATTCTTATCGGCTGGAATGCAAGCCGAGAATCGCGCCGGGCCATCGGCGACTCCCTGCCTCTGCTGGCGCTCGCGTCATCGGTGACGGTGCTTATCGTGGATCCGCAGGCGACCATCCCCGCGGGAGAGGAGCCGGGGGTGGAGGTGGCCATGTTCCTGCTGCGCCACGGTGTCCGCCTGACCGTCGATCCCGTCCAGTCACATGGGCGAGCGATCCCGGAGGTCATCCTGGAATACGCTGTGTCCAATGCCCATGACATGATCGTGCTCGGCGCTTACAGCCATGCCCGCGTCCGGGAGATCGTGCTCGGCGGCGTAACGCGTTCGCTCCTGGCGCAGTCGCCGATCCCTTTGCTCATTTCCCATTGA
- a CDS encoding efflux RND transporter periplasmic adaptor subunit: MMKIDVAKWVRICVTLIVVAGAVLVGRALWDTYMNAPWTRDARVRADVVGIAPDVSGLVSEVLVRDNAAVKKGDALFRVDRERFAIALKQAEAAVEGRAATLEQAKRDLARYTQLRERQVVSPQNTEQAQTALAQADAAYQQAVSERALARLNLERSEIKAPANGIVTNLELRRGDYVSTGKAVVALVDTDSLRVEGYFEETKLPRIHVGDPVTIRLMGEPTLLRGRVQSVAAAIEDRERTAGSGLLANINPTFNWVRLAQRVPVRIALEEVPPGIRLVAGLTATVEIEPGMAAATKKTAHAEPSDAQSVRAARPAQ; encoded by the coding sequence ATGATGAAGATCGATGTCGCGAAGTGGGTCCGCATATGCGTCACCCTCATTGTGGTCGCGGGAGCCGTTCTCGTGGGCCGCGCGCTCTGGGACACCTACATGAACGCCCCCTGGACGCGGGACGCCCGCGTGCGCGCCGATGTGGTCGGCATCGCTCCCGACGTCTCCGGTCTCGTGAGCGAGGTGCTGGTCCGCGACAATGCCGCGGTGAAGAAGGGCGACGCCCTGTTCCGGGTGGACCGCGAGCGCTTCGCCATCGCCCTGAAGCAGGCGGAGGCTGCGGTGGAGGGCCGCGCCGCGACGCTGGAGCAGGCCAAGCGCGACCTCGCACGCTACACGCAGTTGCGCGAGCGGCAGGTGGTCTCGCCGCAGAACACCGAGCAGGCCCAGACCGCCCTCGCCCAGGCCGACGCGGCCTACCAGCAGGCGGTGAGCGAGCGCGCCCTCGCCCGGCTCAACCTCGAGCGCTCGGAGATCAAGGCGCCAGCCAACGGCATCGTCACCAATCTGGAGCTGCGGCGGGGCGACTACGTCTCCACCGGCAAGGCGGTGGTGGCCCTGGTGGATACGGATTCGCTTCGGGTCGAGGGCTATTTCGAGGAGACCAAGCTTCCGCGCATCCATGTGGGCGATCCCGTCACGATCCGCCTGATGGGCGAGCCGACCCTGCTGCGCGGTCGGGTGCAGAGCGTCGCGGCGGCCATCGAGGACCGCGAGCGCACGGCCGGTTCCGGCCTTCTCGCCAACATCAATCCCACCTTCAATTGGGTGCGCCTTGCCCAGCGGGTGCCGGTGCGCATCGCCCTGGAGGAGGTCCCGCCCGGCATCCGCCTCGTGGCCGGCCTCACCGCCACCGTGGAGATCGAGCCGGGCATGGCAGCCGCAACCAAAAAGACCGCGCACGCGGAGCCGTCGGACGCCCAATCCGTGCGCGCCGCGCGACCGGCTCAATGA
- a CDS encoding AI-2E family transporter: MPRTKIQEFAFLATLVLVTVAFLWLLWPYYGAILWAVILAILFDPLQRWLERWLGGRRNLAATFSVLACICVVVIPGTLILAALANEAAGLYTRIGTREFDPGTMLAQLQGVLPSFVREALAALDLGDMAQLQTRLTSFLLEFSQTVANRAIIIGQNTAQFVISLGVMLYLLFFLFRDGVVLAASLRKASPLGERETDQLLEKFTSVVKATVKGNVTIAAIQGATGGVTFWMLGIQPALLWGVLMAVLSLLPAVGSGLVWVPAAAYLLLTGAYLKGAILLAIGTLVISTVDNFLRPALVGKGTMLPDYAVLISTVGGLSLIGMNGFVLGPLIVALFVAAWSLFSDAKMQPS, encoded by the coding sequence ATGCCGCGGACGAAGATCCAGGAGTTCGCCTTTCTCGCCACCCTCGTGCTCGTGACGGTGGCGTTCCTCTGGCTGCTATGGCCTTATTACGGCGCGATCTTGTGGGCAGTCATCCTGGCGATCCTGTTCGATCCGCTCCAACGCTGGCTTGAGAGGTGGCTCGGTGGCCGGCGCAACCTCGCGGCTACCTTCAGTGTCCTGGCCTGCATCTGCGTCGTCGTCATTCCAGGCACGCTGATCCTCGCCGCCCTCGCCAACGAAGCCGCCGGCCTCTACACCCGCATCGGCACGCGCGAATTCGATCCGGGTACAATGCTCGCGCAACTCCAGGGGGTGCTGCCGTCCTTCGTCCGGGAGGCCCTTGCCGCGCTCGATCTCGGCGACATGGCTCAGCTCCAGACCCGGCTGACGTCGTTCCTGCTTGAATTCAGCCAGACCGTCGCCAACAGGGCGATCATCATCGGGCAGAACACGGCTCAGTTCGTCATCAGCCTTGGGGTGATGCTGTACCTGCTGTTCTTCCTGTTCCGCGACGGCGTGGTCCTTGCTGCCAGTCTCCGCAAAGCCAGCCCTCTCGGCGAGCGTGAAACCGACCAGCTGCTCGAGAAGTTCACCTCTGTGGTGAAGGCCACGGTCAAGGGCAATGTCACCATCGCCGCAATCCAGGGCGCCACCGGCGGAGTGACTTTCTGGATGCTGGGTATACAGCCCGCGCTCTTGTGGGGCGTCCTGATGGCCGTCCTGTCACTTCTGCCCGCTGTGGGCTCCGGACTGGTCTGGGTGCCGGCGGCCGCCTATCTGCTGCTGACCGGCGCCTATCTGAAGGGCGCCATCCTGCTCGCGATCGGCACGCTGGTGATCAGCACGGTGGACAACTTCCTGCGGCCAGCTTTGGTGGGGAAGGGCACCATGCTGCCGGACTACGCCGTGCTCATTTCCACGGTGGGCGGCCTCTCGCTGATCGGCATGAATGGATTTGTCCTTGGCCCGCTGATCGTCGCCCTGTTCGTTGCCGCCTGGTCGCTCTTCTCGGATGCCAAGATGCAACCCTCATGA
- a CDS encoding IclR family transcriptional regulator, giving the protein MSAVRSASRALQIFEAFGAEGRPLLLTEIAPSIDVPLSSCYGLVQTLLERGYLYAVSRRRGFYPTRKLHTLSTAIVAKDPYLQRLLPHLERLRDAVSETVIVGTRQNDQVLYLEVLEGPQTIRYSASPGDFKPLHSSSIGKALLSLAPDDGVDTLAAKALLPAITPNTITDRDRLKADLKAGRARGYFMTRGENMVDVTALAAPMELEGMTVGVAIAGPSYRMEQSMETLADRLLDTVGTIKAVAS; this is encoded by the coding sequence ATGAGCGCTGTCCGATCCGCCTCCCGGGCCCTTCAGATTTTCGAGGCGTTTGGCGCCGAGGGGCGCCCGCTCCTGCTGACGGAGATCGCGCCGTCCATCGATGTCCCGTTGTCGAGCTGCTACGGGTTGGTCCAGACCCTGCTGGAGCGGGGCTATCTTTATGCGGTGAGCCGGCGGCGCGGGTTTTATCCCACCCGCAAGCTTCATACGCTCTCCACCGCCATCGTGGCGAAGGACCCCTACCTCCAGCGCCTCCTGCCCCATCTCGAGCGGCTGCGCGATGCGGTGAGCGAGACGGTGATCGTGGGCACCCGCCAGAACGACCAGGTGCTCTATCTGGAAGTGCTCGAAGGGCCGCAAACCATCCGCTATTCGGCGAGCCCTGGCGACTTCAAGCCGTTGCATTCGAGTTCCATCGGCAAGGCCTTATTGTCCCTCGCTCCGGACGACGGCGTGGACACCCTCGCGGCCAAGGCACTCCTCCCGGCGATCACGCCGAACACCATCACGGACCGGGACCGGCTGAAGGCGGATCTCAAGGCGGGCCGGGCGCGGGGCTACTTCATGACCCGCGGGGAGAACATGGTGGATGTGACCGCGCTCGCCGCGCCCATGGAGCTGGAGGGGATGACTGTTGGCGTTGCCATCGCCGGTCCCAGCTACCGGATGGAACAATCCATGGAGACCTTGGCCGACCGCCTGCTCGATACGGTCGGAACCATCAAGGCGGTCGCATCATGA
- a CDS encoding multidrug effflux MFS transporter has protein sequence MNAPLSAPPASEQLKGGEPPHRRAPLWLLALLAFSGTLAMHVFVPALPIAQADLGGGMAAMQLTISLYILGLAGGQLVYGPLADRFGRRPVLLAGLSLYTVAGLAAMLAPSVNALIAARLFQALGGCAGLVLARAIVRDTSAPADTTRRLALMNLMITVGPGAAPLVGGLLADAAGWRSIFLALTLLGVVNLLLTWRLLPETGRATEGAASGLMEGYGQLLRAPAFWGYAVGGGCATTSLYGFVAAAPFILVGELHQPTARVGGYIALLVLGVWVGSVFASRLIARVSVGRLLVGANGVSVAAALVLLAVVLSDQLTVPLAIATVFIFSVGVGTAAPAALAEALSVNPRVAGSASGLYGAIQMAVGALCTALAGIGSDPALAAALVLAGSGIIAQAAFWLAGRPRRTAS, from the coding sequence ATGAATGCTCCACTGAGTGCTCCGCCGGCATCAGAACAGCTGAAAGGGGGTGAGCCGCCCCACCGGAGGGCGCCGCTCTGGCTGCTGGCGCTCCTGGCCTTTTCCGGCACCCTTGCCATGCATGTCTTCGTGCCGGCATTGCCTATCGCCCAGGCCGATCTCGGCGGCGGGATGGCGGCCATGCAACTCACCATCAGCCTCTACATCCTCGGCCTCGCCGGCGGACAGCTCGTCTACGGGCCTCTCGCCGACCGGTTCGGGCGCCGGCCCGTCCTGCTGGCGGGGCTCTCCCTCTACACCGTCGCCGGCCTCGCAGCGATGCTGGCGCCGAGCGTCAACGCCCTCATCGCCGCCCGGCTGTTCCAGGCGCTGGGCGGCTGCGCCGGCCTCGTGCTGGCGCGCGCCATCGTGCGCGATACCTCGGCGCCGGCGGACACCACCCGGCGCCTCGCCTTGATGAATCTCATGATCACCGTCGGTCCGGGCGCGGCGCCGCTGGTGGGCGGCCTTCTCGCCGATGCGGCGGGATGGCGCTCCATCTTTCTCGCCCTGACCCTGCTCGGCGTGGTCAACCTCCTGCTCACTTGGCGTCTTCTCCCAGAGACCGGACGGGCAACCGAAGGCGCCGCCAGCGGGCTGATGGAGGGCTATGGCCAGTTGTTACGGGCGCCGGCCTTCTGGGGCTATGCGGTGGGCGGCGGCTGCGCCACCACCTCCCTCTATGGATTCGTCGCGGCGGCCCCCTTCATCTTGGTCGGCGAACTGCACCAGCCCACGGCCCGCGTCGGGGGCTACATCGCCCTGCTGGTTCTGGGCGTGTGGGTGGGCAGCGTATTCGCGAGCCGGCTCATCGCCCGTGTTTCCGTCGGCCGCCTGCTGGTGGGCGCCAATGGGGTCAGCGTGGCAGCCGCGCTCGTGCTGCTCGCCGTCGTGCTGTCGGATCAGCTCACCGTGCCCCTGGCCATCGCCACCGTGTTCATATTTTCCGTGGGCGTGGGCACCGCGGCCCCTGCCGCGCTGGCAGAGGCCCTCAGCGTCAATCCCCGCGTTGCCGGCTCCGCGTCGGGCCTCTATGGCGCCATCCAGATGGCGGTCGGCGCCCTGTGTACGGCCTTGGCCGGCATCGGATCCGACCCCGCGCTCGCCGCCGCTCTCGTGCTTGCCGGCTCCGGCATCATCGCCCAAGCGGCTTTTTGGTTGGCCGGGCGACCAAGACGCACGGCGTCGTAG
- a CDS encoding FUSC family protein, whose amino-acid sequence MKLPSARDWLFSTKAFTAAMLALYVALAMDLPRPYWAMTTVYVVSHPLTGATTSKALYRMFGTLIGATGAVVLVPAFVSAPELLSLAVAAWVGGLLYLALLDRTPRSYVFMLAAYTLPIIALPTVTAPETIFDVALARSEEIILGILCASLVGALVFPVSVGPAFAARVGGWLRDAGAWAGEVLRGEVTDEAVPLVRQKLAADVAALDALILQLAHDPEARAFAREAGELRGRLLLLLPVLSSLNDRMRAITREEAMGSARDDLVALAREIADWIGGAPDTPERLRARIAELTPNPGTRSDWPSLLHANLCARLKELVDLWQDCLALRRQVVGDPAAGHWAPALHHRPILGTARHHDQGLLLFSTAFAGLATLTASLIWIASGWPGGANFVAMAAVACCFFGAQDRPAPFLWMMVVWGTAAQLIAGILLFTVVPRVHDFAMLVLVLAPPFLLVGALIPRPELGIVTLLLAATGSGSLSVQSHYNADFTVYVNESLAVTGGFLFAWIWALATKPFGAEITARRLVRSGWADLAACAAGTRLQDHRVLVSRTLDRLGLLVPRLASGAIDDGLATDGLRDLRIGYNVLDLQRDRRALPGAAKDTINAVLAGVAGHFRTQQKAGAVLLPPAGLLTHVDEAIRAVLAQRAGQAADNALQALVGLRQALFPGATAPLLPPARGAVAPSLLAAE is encoded by the coding sequence TTGAAGCTTCCCTCTGCTCGCGACTGGCTGTTCTCCACCAAGGCCTTCACCGCCGCCATGCTGGCGCTCTACGTGGCCCTGGCCATGGACCTGCCGCGCCCCTATTGGGCCATGACCACAGTCTATGTGGTGTCCCACCCGCTCACCGGCGCCACGACCTCCAAGGCGCTCTATCGCATGTTCGGTACCCTCATCGGCGCCACCGGCGCGGTGGTGCTCGTGCCGGCGTTCGTGAGCGCCCCCGAGCTTCTGAGCCTCGCCGTCGCCGCCTGGGTCGGGGGGCTGCTCTACCTCGCCCTACTCGATCGCACGCCCCGCAGCTATGTGTTCATGCTGGCGGCCTACACTCTGCCCATCATCGCTTTGCCGACGGTCACCGCGCCGGAGACCATCTTTGACGTGGCTCTCGCTCGCAGCGAAGAGATCATCCTCGGAATCCTGTGCGCGAGCCTCGTGGGCGCGCTCGTCTTCCCGGTGAGCGTCGGGCCGGCCTTCGCCGCGCGCGTCGGCGGCTGGCTGCGCGATGCCGGCGCCTGGGCCGGCGAGGTGCTGCGTGGCGAGGTGACGGATGAGGCCGTGCCCCTGGTCCGACAGAAGCTCGCCGCAGACGTCGCGGCGCTCGACGCGCTCATCCTGCAACTGGCACACGATCCCGAGGCGCGCGCCTTCGCCCGCGAAGCCGGAGAGCTCCGCGGTCGCCTGCTGCTGCTCCTGCCGGTACTGTCCTCCCTCAACGACCGGATGCGCGCAATCACCCGCGAGGAAGCGATGGGCAGCGCGCGGGACGATCTTGTCGCCCTCGCCCGCGAAATCGCGGACTGGATCGGGGGCGCTCCCGACACGCCGGAGCGGTTGCGCGCACGGATCGCTGAGCTGACTCCGAATCCCGGCACCCGCAGTGACTGGCCCAGTCTCCTTCACGCGAACCTCTGCGCCCGGCTCAAAGAGCTTGTCGATCTCTGGCAGGACTGCCTCGCGTTGCGCCGGCAGGTGGTTGGAGACCCTGCTGCGGGACACTGGGCGCCGGCGCTGCATCACCGGCCCATCCTCGGCACCGCACGCCATCACGATCAGGGCCTGCTGCTGTTCTCCACCGCTTTCGCCGGGCTCGCGACCCTGACGGCGAGCCTGATCTGGATCGCGAGCGGATGGCCCGGCGGCGCCAATTTCGTGGCCATGGCGGCGGTCGCCTGCTGCTTCTTCGGCGCCCAGGACCGGCCAGCCCCGTTCCTCTGGATGATGGTGGTCTGGGGCACCGCGGCCCAGCTGATCGCCGGGATCCTTCTGTTCACGGTGGTGCCCCGGGTCCACGATTTCGCGATGCTCGTGCTGGTGCTCGCGCCGCCGTTCCTGCTGGTTGGGGCGCTCATTCCCCGCCCGGAACTCGGTATCGTGACACTTTTGCTCGCCGCAACGGGTTCGGGCTCCCTCTCGGTCCAGAGCCACTACAATGCGGATTTCACCGTTTATGTGAATGAAAGCCTGGCGGTGACCGGCGGCTTCCTGTTCGCCTGGATCTGGGCGTTGGCGACCAAACCCTTCGGTGCCGAGATCACCGCCCGCCGCCTCGTGCGCTCCGGCTGGGCGGACCTTGCCGCCTGCGCCGCCGGCACCCGCCTGCAGGACCACCGCGTGCTGGTGAGCCGCACCCTCGACCGCCTCGGTCTGCTCGTTCCCCGCCTCGCCTCGGGTGCCATCGACGACGGCCTCGCCACGGACGGGCTCAGAGACTTGCGCATCGGCTACAATGTCCTCGACCTCCAGCGCGATCGCCGCGCGCTGCCTGGTGCCGCGAAGGACACCATCAATGCCGTCCTCGCCGGAGTGGCCGGGCATTTCCGAACGCAGCAGAAGGCCGGCGCGGTGCTGCTGCCGCCCGCCGGCCTTCTGACCCATGTGGACGAGGCGATCCGTGCCGTGCTTGCCCAGCGCGCCGGGCAAGCGGCGGACAATGCCCTGCAGGCGCTGGTCGGCCTCAGGCAGGCTCTGTTCCCCGGGGCGACGGCGCCCCTCCTGCCGCCGGCACGGGGCGCCGTCGCCCCGTCTTTGCTCGCGGCCGAGTGA
- a CDS encoding branched-chain amino acid ABC transporter permease produces the protein MTTSSSTTAPVTTSATSSRFPMTLVLGLVAVALLLAAPFAVYPVFLMKVMCFALFACAFNLMLGYTGLLSFGHAMFFGGSAYISAHAIKVLGFTPELGILAGVLFSTVLSFLVGLLAVRRQGIYFAMVTLALAQMFFFFCLQAKFTGGEDGLQAVPRRALLGFIDITKDSHLYYLVLAIFLFGFLVVYRTIHSPFGQVLKAIRENEPRAISLGYRVNQYKLLAFVLSAALAGLAGSTKVLVFQLASLTDVAWQMSGEVILMTLVGGMGTILGPVVGAAVIVTMQNYLAGLGEWVLVIQGVIFVVAVSLFRRGIAGEIVAIGRLWKAKKTNQ, from the coding sequence ATGACAACGTCTTCCTCCACCACAGCGCCCGTCACCACCTCCGCGACCTCATCCAGGTTCCCGATGACACTGGTGCTCGGGCTTGTCGCTGTCGCGTTGCTCCTCGCCGCACCATTCGCGGTCTATCCCGTGTTCCTGATGAAGGTGATGTGCTTCGCGCTGTTCGCGTGCGCCTTCAACCTGATGCTGGGCTACACGGGGCTCTTGTCGTTCGGCCATGCGATGTTCTTCGGCGGTTCGGCGTACATCTCTGCCCACGCCATCAAGGTGCTGGGATTCACGCCGGAGTTGGGCATCCTCGCCGGCGTGCTGTTCTCGACCGTGCTGAGCTTCCTCGTCGGCCTGCTCGCCGTCCGTCGCCAAGGCATCTACTTCGCCATGGTGACGCTGGCGCTGGCGCAGATGTTCTTCTTCTTCTGCCTACAGGCCAAGTTCACCGGCGGCGAGGACGGCCTCCAGGCGGTGCCGCGCCGTGCGCTCCTCGGCTTCATCGACATCACCAAGGACAGCCATCTTTACTATTTGGTCCTGGCGATCTTCCTGTTCGGGTTCCTGGTGGTCTACCGCACCATCCACTCCCCGTTCGGGCAGGTCCTGAAGGCGATCCGCGAGAACGAGCCGCGGGCAATCTCGCTCGGCTACAGGGTGAACCAGTACAAGCTGCTCGCCTTCGTGCTGTCGGCCGCTCTGGCCGGACTTGCGGGATCGACCAAGGTGCTGGTGTTCCAACTGGCCTCGCTGACCGACGTGGCGTGGCAGATGTCGGGCGAGGTGATCCTGATGACGCTGGTGGGCGGCATGGGCACCATCCTCGGCCCGGTGGTGGGGGCGGCGGTCATCGTGACCATGCAGAACTACCTCGCAGGCCTCGGCGAGTGGGTGCTGGTGATCCAGGGCGTGATCTTCGTCGTCGCCGTCTCCCTGTTCCGCCGCGGCATCGCTGGCGAGATCGTCGCCATTGGAAGACTCTGGAAGGCCAAAAAAACAAACCAATGA
- a CDS encoding MBL fold metallo-hydrolase: protein MTTGLHEAVANDLSEVAPGLLRVRVPLPFPPSEVNAWLLSGPDGWTLIDSGIDDAPTRALFARVLADPLLGGRPVARLLGTHFHPDHVGLVGWLHARTGADIHMSRLEWMQARLLLNEDPVEVIPQLVAHNRLCGAPQPFLDLVERRGMLYPKWVGPLPRRYMRVKEGDELTLGGSAWRVMIGEGHAPEMICLYCAERDLLIAADQILARISPHIGTHPSDPCADPLGAFLESLLQFEALPEGTLVLPSHGDPFHGLHGRIAALKAHHDERLERLMDFCIEPRTVMETLEVLFRPLPLDQTGFGLSEALAHLRHLTVRGELARGMDGQRWVFARR, encoded by the coding sequence ATGACCACCGGCCTGCATGAAGCCGTCGCAAATGATCTGAGCGAGGTTGCACCCGGCCTTCTGCGCGTGCGTGTGCCGCTGCCCTTTCCGCCGAGCGAGGTCAACGCCTGGCTGCTCTCGGGGCCGGACGGATGGACCCTGATCGATTCCGGCATTGACGACGCCCCGACGCGGGCGCTTTTCGCGCGGGTGCTGGCTGATCCGCTGCTCGGCGGACGGCCCGTGGCGCGGCTCCTCGGGACCCATTTCCATCCGGACCATGTGGGGCTGGTGGGTTGGCTCCATGCCCGCACTGGCGCCGACATCCACATGAGCCGCCTGGAGTGGATGCAGGCGCGCCTGCTCCTCAACGAGGATCCCGTGGAGGTGATTCCTCAGCTCGTGGCCCACAACCGGCTGTGCGGCGCGCCCCAGCCGTTCCTGGACCTGGTGGAACGCCGGGGCATGCTTTATCCCAAATGGGTCGGGCCGCTTCCCCGGCGCTATATGCGAGTGAAGGAAGGGGACGAACTGACGCTCGGCGGCAGCGCGTGGCGGGTGATGATCGGCGAAGGCCACGCGCCGGAGATGATCTGCCTCTATTGCGCGGAGAGAGACCTGCTGATCGCGGCGGACCAGATTCTCGCACGAATCTCGCCGCACATTGGGACGCACCCTTCGGACCCATGCGCCGATCCGCTCGGCGCGTTCCTGGAATCGCTCCTTCAGTTCGAGGCGCTGCCCGAAGGCACTCTGGTCCTGCCTTCCCACGGCGACCCGTTCCACGGCCTCCATGGGCGGATCGCCGCGCTCAAGGCGCATCACGACGAGCGGCTGGAACGGCTCATGGACTTTTGCATCGAGCCGCGCACGGTGATGGAGACGCTGGAGGTCCTGTTCCGGCCTCTGCCGCTCGATCAGACCGGTTTCGGGCTCAGCGAGGCTCTGGCGCACTTGCGTCATCTGACCGTCCGCGGGGAACTGGCGCGCGGGATGGACGGGCAAAGGTGGGTGTTTGCCCGGCGTTAG
- a CDS encoding isopenicillin N synthase family dioxygenase — protein sequence MPTSASEKTDSKVTASAGVRASIADCKDLPVLDLGPYLADAPGALEQLASDVKFIQENLGFFAIVNHGIPQSLIDEAFRQTEKLFEIPMEEKLKHRVGFHHQGYLPPKSSILKSCAIMEKIAVNTKKDTNAAWVFMRNRNADDPKVLANVRHRGLNQWPDSLPEFKKALDAYVTAMEQLALKLLPIYARALGLPADYFESMFKTPEYYLRCAYYHPEEGMEEGQYALAPHSDGSFLTLLPMTPVPGLEVMTPSKEWLKVSYVKGALIVNTGQVLNRLSNDRFIATPHRVVNPPMKRYGVVFFFYPDDDANVGPIPSCIGPGEKAKYDSRSFYDFFVPYLDDLYHYNDPNFMKDVEPEGVTSKA from the coding sequence ATGCCGACATCAGCGAGTGAGAAAACCGACAGCAAAGTGACAGCCTCGGCAGGCGTTCGGGCGTCGATTGCGGACTGCAAGGATCTGCCGGTGCTCGACTTAGGCCCCTATCTGGCGGATGCGCCTGGCGCGCTCGAGCAACTGGCCTCGGATGTGAAGTTTATCCAGGAAAACCTAGGCTTCTTTGCGATCGTCAACCACGGCATCCCGCAGTCCCTGATCGATGAAGCGTTCCGCCAGACCGAGAAGCTGTTCGAAATTCCGATGGAGGAAAAGCTCAAGCACCGGGTCGGTTTCCACCACCAGGGCTATCTCCCGCCCAAGTCCTCAATCCTGAAATCGTGCGCGATCATGGAGAAGATCGCGGTCAATACCAAGAAGGACACCAATGCCGCTTGGGTGTTCATGCGCAACCGCAACGCCGACGACCCGAAAGTGTTGGCCAATGTGCGACACCGTGGGCTGAACCAGTGGCCCGACAGCCTGCCCGAATTCAAGAAGGCGTTGGACGCGTACGTGACCGCAATGGAGCAGCTCGCCCTCAAGCTGCTGCCTATCTATGCGCGTGCGTTGGGTCTTCCCGCCGACTACTTCGAGAGCATGTTCAAGACGCCGGAGTACTACCTGCGCTGCGCCTACTATCACCCCGAAGAGGGGATGGAAGAAGGCCAGTACGCGCTCGCGCCGCACTCTGACGGCAGCTTCCTGACGCTGCTGCCGATGACGCCGGTGCCAGGGCTGGAGGTCATGACACCCTCGAAGGAGTGGCTCAAGGTCAGCTACGTCAAGGGCGCATTGATCGTGAACACCGGGCAGGTTCTCAACCGCCTGTCAAACGACCGCTTCATTGCCACGCCACACCGTGTCGTCAACCCACCGATGAAGCGCTACGGGGTGGTCTTCTTCTTCTACCCGGACGACGACGCCAACGTAGGCCCGATCCCGTCGTGCATCGGCCCGGGCGAAAAGGCGAAGTACGACTCGCGCTCCTTCTACGACTTCTTCGTGCCCTACCTGGACGACCTTTACCACTACAACGACCCCAACTTCATGAAGGACGTTGAGCCTGAAGGCGTGACCTCGAAGGCTTGA
- a CDS encoding MarR family winged helix-turn-helix transcriptional regulator produces MNNQQASRRRLTSGLLQAGRQWRRLTAAALAADDISEACASPLVWLRRLGGGVRQVTLAAHVGIEGTSLVRLLDQLCEAGLVVRRDDPEDRRAKTLWLTAEGEQLAERIEGAIARLRSRIFAEISEADVEATLRVLEALEHAHTRLQQNPSLLEADS; encoded by the coding sequence ATGAACAACCAACAAGCAAGCCGTCGGCGGCTCACCTCCGGCCTGTTGCAGGCGGGCCGGCAATGGCGGCGGCTGACGGCAGCCGCGCTCGCGGCCGATGACATTTCGGAGGCCTGCGCCTCGCCCCTGGTGTGGCTGAGGCGCCTCGGCGGCGGCGTGCGTCAGGTGACCCTTGCGGCACACGTGGGCATCGAAGGCACGTCCCTCGTCCGCTTGCTCGACCAGCTCTGTGAAGCCGGTCTGGTGGTGCGCCGGGACGATCCGGAGGACCGTCGCGCCAAGACCCTGTGGCTTACTGCGGAGGGCGAGCAGCTCGCGGAGCGCATCGAGGGCGCCATCGCCAGGCTGCGGTCCCGCATCTTCGCAGAGATCAGCGAAGCGGATGTCGAGGCGACCCTCCGGGTGCTTGAGGCCCTTGAGCACGCCCATACCCGGCTCCAGCAGAACCCCAGTCTCCTGGAGGCGGACTCTTGA
- a CDS encoding DUF1656 domain-containing protein, with product MPAELDIFGVYVPTFLLLALAAMAVTRLLSRIVSQVGLGRLIWHRALFDLALFVLVTGAGYVLLQRIA from the coding sequence TTGCCCGCGGAACTCGACATCTTCGGCGTCTACGTGCCGACCTTTCTCCTCCTCGCGCTCGCTGCCATGGCGGTTACGCGGCTCCTTTCCCGCATCGTCAGCCAGGTGGGGCTTGGCCGCCTCATCTGGCACCGGGCGCTGTTCGACCTCGCCCTGTTCGTGCTCGTGACCGGCGCGGGATATGTCCTTCTCCAACGGATCGCATGA